The window CGCATGGTTCACGAGGGAGTCGTGAAGGCCGCGGAAGGTCGCCCCCGGGTTGATGGCGACCTTCTCGACCCCGACGGCCTGAAGGAGATCGACGACGAGGTCAGACCCGTATCCCGCCGTCGCGCGGTCGCTCAGTCGCCCGCCGGGCACAACGGTCAGCGCCCCGTGGGCGCGGCGGCGGCGTCAGCCTTCAGGAAGTCGGCCTCGGTGAACCCGTAGAGCTGTCCTCCTCCCGCGAGGATCTGCGCGGCGATCCTGCGGGGCACGTTCTTGAGGAGATTGTCCGCCACGTGGGGGAAGTTGGAGTCGAAGTGCGGATAGTCCGTGGAGATGCACATCCGGTCGGCGCCGATGAGTCCGGCGGTGGCCTCGATCTCCGGCTCGCTGCCCTCCACGGCCGCCCAGCAGTTGCGCCGGAAGTACTCCCGCGGGGTCAGGGCCAGGTAGGGGGCGTGCGAGTCACGGTACTGGGGGTAGTCCCACTCGATGCGCGACAGGAGGCCGGGCACCCAGGAGTTCTGGGCTTCCAGGAATCCCACCCTCAGCTTGGGATGGAACTCGAACACGCCGCCGATGATCATGGCGATCATGGCCTGCTGCATCTCGATCCAGTGGCTGGCCACGTGCCGGTAGAATCGGTTCTCGCCGTAGAGGGGAATCATCCGCGAGTACACGGCGCTCACCCCCTCGTGAAAGCCCCAGGTCACGTTCAGCCCTTCGTGCACGCTGTAGAGAGGGTCCCAGTAATTCGAGTGCCAGTAGTGATCATTGATCAGGTTCGGCCGGATGAACGACCCTACCGCTCCGAGCTTCGCGCACCGCACGAGCTCCTGGCAGGCCAGGTGCACGTCGTGCACGGGCAGCATGGCCACGAACTTCAAGCGATCGGGACTGTACTGGCAGAACTCGTGGATCCAGTTGTTGTAGGCCTGGCAGAGGGCCAGGGAGAGCTGGGGATCCATGTTGTCGCGGGCGATGAGGCTGAGGCCGCCCGTGGGATAGAGCACCGCGATATCGACCCCCTCCTGCTCCATGCCCATGACCTGGGCCTCGGCGTTGTAGTCGCGCTCGACGGCGAAGTCGAGCCGGCCCGTGTCGGCGAGGCGCGATCCGGAGAGGGGCTGGGTGCTCTGGGTGGGGCCACGACGGATGCGCTTCCGGTATTGCTGCAGCTCGGAGTCCGAGGTGGGGAGGCCGTCGATGACGGTTAGGCCGGAGGGGCCGCGATTCGGGCGGCCGTCCGTTCCCACGGGCACGCTGACCCGGTGCTTGAACTTCGGATCCAGATAGCGGTCGAAGAGATCGGGCGGCTCCAT is drawn from Candidatus Methylomirabilota bacterium and contains these coding sequences:
- a CDS encoding amidohydrolase family protein, producing MKDGLRFVDSDMHIMEPPDLFDRYLDPKFKHRVSVPVGTDGRPNRGPSGLTVIDGLPTSDSELQQYRKRIRRGPTQSTQPLSGSRLADTGRLDFAVERDYNAEAQVMGMEQEGVDIAVLYPTGGLSLIARDNMDPQLSLALCQAYNNWIHEFCQYSPDRLKFVAMLPVHDVHLACQELVRCAKLGAVGSFIRPNLINDHYWHSNYWDPLYSVHEGLNVTWGFHEGVSAVYSRMIPLYGENRFYRHVASHWIEMQQAMIAMIIGGVFEFHPKLRVGFLEAQNSWVPGLLSRIEWDYPQYRDSHAPYLALTPREYFRRNCWAAVEGSEPEIEATAGLIGADRMCISTDYPHFDSNFPHVADNLLKNVPRRIAAQILAGGGQLYGFTEADFLKADAAAAPTGR